In the Argiope bruennichi chromosome 8, qqArgBrue1.1, whole genome shotgun sequence genome, GCAATCTTCAGCTTTTTGCAATCCACCACGAATTGActgcattattttttcatcaaaaatgagTTAATGTAGTttctgatatataataaaatatacacttCCATTCATATGGAATAAAGAGTTTAATGACATGCAATacatcaaatcaaattaaaatactcTCGATTTAACCAaagattttcaagttttttttcaatgatttcatttTCGTAGCAAACACCCAGATTAAGGACACGTAACATTAAGAGCAAATTATGTGACATGTGTATAACAAATGAATTTTGCTTTCCGTAAGTCCTATTTTTTGCTCATTCCTTTCAGTAGCGAAAGTCAATTAACTCTCTTTCGGAGACTAGAAATCTCATTTTTAACCGAGTCAAATTCCTTATGCTTGTTGGCATAACCAAGTAATTGAGGACAGAAGAATCCTTGGGTGTTGAGTTCCACCCACATTAGGTTAAGTTCATCAGCGCCTACTTCTTGTGAAGTGATGCGACCATCTCGAAAACTACACGAAGCCTGGTGAACGTTAATCGGAGGTCGAAGGGTGATGCCAGAATGTGGTTTAATAATAATACCCGCCTTATGACGACAGAAACCAGTTAAGTAAACGTCCTCAATGAAGAAAACAGGCGTTGCCAAACTAGCTTCAAGAAGTCTGTCTCTAGCAGAGCTTGTGAACACGTAGGCCATACCAGAGCAATAGGGTGGGTAATACTGTCCAGGCAATTCGTTTTGGGAGACCTCATATTTGTGGTAACTTAATGGCAGATCTGTGCGATCTAGCAGTTCTTTGCGAAGAATTTTTCGCATTCTGTTTTCATGGCACATCAGTAATGAGTCGGCATTTCTATAGCCCTCCAAAGCTTTGAGTAAATTCGGTACATGCACCAATATATCATCATCTGTCTTCATCACAAAATCAGCCTTGGAGCAATAGTTCTTTGACCAGTGTAGTCCTGCCACGGACTTCCGACCAAGATTTCGAAACGATTCGGTTAAATTAATTTGGACTAGATCACCATATCGATATCCTTCATGTTCTATCTCTGACTGAACATCATTGTCACCTTTCCCTAGAAGGAATACTATTCTATAGTTGTAAGCATATTGCAACAATTTCAGACCCCAAGTGTTGCGTATGGCCTTTCGCTGAGCGAAATGGTCAGCACTAGAAGCTACGAATATCAGCAACGTCCTTCTGGAGGAATCAAAGTCGTTGCAAATACTTTCAGCactgatttcaaatgaaatatccaTAGGTACACGATCATCTCCATCGTGAACAGTTACATTCCCTGGGAGAACGATCCAACCAGGAGGAGATACACGATGACGAGGAGTTGCAAAAATTCCTTGAGACAGTTTTCGTCTCAGAAAGCTGTTGCTTTTCGTGAACGAATAACCTGCCTTGCTGGCAATAGTTCTTTCAGCATCTTCAGGAAAGATATTTTCTTTGTCAACTTTTACATGAGTATTTGAATGCAAAAGATGGAAAGTAAGGGCTGTGGATGCCAGCAGAGTGACCGCATACTTGGCATACCAAAGTCGTCTCATTTCTGAGTCAGACCAAAAGGCAGCATTCGCTAGATTATCCAAAATCCAACAATTCTGAAACGAAAAAAAGACGGATAAATAAccaatatgataaatataaaattacatcttGGGGTGAAAAAAGtacatatatttaacttttaataaataatcttaaggcattgaacaacaataataataatgctaaaaagAAATGTAACACTTGTGTAAATTTTATGTTCCTCTGTTATGACAGGCTTTCAAAACATAAcacagctttaaaataaaatatagaaaaaatatttttattgtaaatataagggctaaattaaaaataaatacattagatTTGGTTCAGTCAAGAAATCATTTGTACGGTTAtacattaatattctaaaataaatttatcatctaTTATATGTAATCTCGAATGGCCAAtgtatgattttatgaaaattcaaaacaaaacatgCTGTGTTGTTTGGTAATAATGATTAGCCTTCTAAAAGACATAAACCTGGTAAATAACAGGCCAAGGATTATTTCCATTCTCGCATGGTGGAAAGTTGCTACTGATTAAAATCCTACAACATCGTCTTCAGAGTTTAAATAATTTGTGCAAGCCTACCGACTCCTATAACATATGGCTAAAAATGAATATGAGAGTAATGAACGTTTCAGTAAGAAAGACTTTTGCTAAATTCAACAGAgttatttcttcttcatttatcCAACTCTAGAAAAGATTATTCCTTTAAATGTGGATTACATAAAAAACGTTTctctggcttttttttttttacttgcgtATTCCCTGATTTATCATATCTACCTCATGTGTCCCGATTTCACCCcgttatgaataattattaacatcTATTCGCAGGTACAGTAATAAAACTTTAGTAcagtgatttttttatgtttgaccAGTATGCAAAAATGGTATATACTGGTAATTATACTTATATATCGAAAGAGTTCGGgatatgaaatataattgaattggAAATGCCAGTTTATTATAACAGCTTTATAACTTTACTTTTTATGTTCAAACTACCAGTCAATATCCACCGTTACATACCTCTTCTGTGTATCTCTGAGAGCATTTCATATGTCCCCGGGATTATGTGTACCACAGTTTGAGAATCGCTGATATAGAGCAATAGTGAGATTCACGAAAATTCCTACAATTCCTTcttcattttatgaattcttGAACACTTGTcagtaaatatgattaaaaaaatcattagcgTCTCTCTTCATTAGCTGtctaatatgtattttgattcaatttcattttatttctcttattactGAATCATTAACTTTCTAACTTTACTTTTTATGTTCAAACTACCTGTTAATATCCGCCATTACATAACCTCTTCTGTGTATCTCTGAGAGCATTTCATATGTCCCCAGGATTATGTGTACCACAGTTTGAGAATCGCTGATACAGAGCAATAGTGAGATTCACGAAAGTtcttataattccttttttttatgaattcttgaACTCTTGTcagtaaatatgataaaaaaatcattatcatctCTCTTCATTAGCATTtgcataatatgtattttaattgaatttcattttatttctcttattattgAATCATAATCTTATTTGTTTCCCAGTTTTtagattgcaaaaattttatacatcaaCTGAAGTAAATAAGATCGGCAAAATTTAGGCCTCATTTTATCACTTCTACTATTTCgatttgaatataaagaaaagtttataGCGTCTTATTCTTCATCTCCGAACccaaatcttttaatttcttaactttgaagcaataaaaattgtaatgacTTTCATGGCACCAACAtacgttttcattttaaaacaagaaatattctaattcttttatcaaCAGCTATAGTAAATTTTATGTTAGGTCCAAACAAAatacatcataataaaaatact is a window encoding:
- the LOC129981862 gene encoding beta-1,3-galactosyltransferase 5-like; translated protein: MRRLWYAKYAVTLLASTALTFHLLHSNTHVKVDKENIFPEDAERTIASKAGYSFTKSNSFLRRKLSQGIFATPRHRVSPPGWIVLPGNVTVHDGDDRVPMDISFEISAESICNDFDSSRRTLLIFVASSADHFAQRKAIRNTWGLKLLQYAYNYRIVFLLGKGDNDVQSEIEHEGYRYGDLVQINLTESFRNLGRKSVAGLHWSKNYCSKADFVMKTDDDILVHVPNLLKALEGYRNADSLLMCHENRMRKILRKELLDRTDLPLSYHKYEVSQNELPGQYYPPYCSGMAYVFTSSARDRLLEASLATPVFFIEDVYLTGFCRHKAGIIIKPHSGITLRPPINVHQASCSFRDGRITSQEVGADELNLMWVELNTQGFFCPQLLGYANKHKEFDSVKNEISSLRKRVN